From Bacteroidota bacterium, one genomic window encodes:
- a CDS encoding T9SS type A sorting domain-containing protein, translated as MKDLTGGLTFLKNGLSCLCFLYLCWSADSVTAQTWNWAEQKSCANRNAKVTPNPDGTFFFTGVFKDTMNIGNQTLISQSTGWDMFLSKFDATNNLLWVKSFGGDDAYSGISSIEGFSIAVDSWGNILMSGSFAGTFIVNSDTLHSVNNWQDAFLAKCDSSGNFIWVKHLAARAAEGFGKIFLDHNDNISVNGGYIDYDALDTLVYMYHEIPTDTFIIPFTRYVDGYIFRFDPDGHVLGMNYWNGPEDEQPFSAVMDDYGSIYFRQTIDSMAIDGNDTIRSYGKRDIVIRKINSAGQKVWTKHFGNVNDDAMTMIKVMGDRIFIYGTIDSVTTLGSQTITSSGYLDVYCAWMDTSGEITSIRTFGGDTSSISPYIVPDVNEAGDIFFPAMPYGTIAFDTVIVTSSFDNFTNVLLIMDSAFHIKRVIRSSDLGHDLYFGVITCTNSGAIVYGAFADSATFSGNVLIEDTSCTLNHNFIASLNFTNSIDELKSIQSALVYPNPSSGNFDISFNVVAAGNYSLVINTVLGDQVHIEKFSSRTGENVISLKLNDRLKPGIYFVTINNSLDERKTCKLIIQ; from the coding sequence ATGAAAGATCTGACTGGAGGTTTAACTTTTTTAAAAAACGGACTTAGCTGTTTGTGCTTTTTGTACTTGTGTTGGAGTGCTGATTCTGTTACAGCTCAAACATGGAATTGGGCGGAACAGAAAAGTTGCGCGAACCGGAATGCAAAAGTGACTCCCAATCCGGATGGTACTTTTTTCTTCACCGGAGTGTTTAAAGACACCATGAACATTGGTAACCAGACCTTGATCAGTCAGTCAACCGGATGGGACATGTTTCTGTCAAAATTTGATGCCACGAACAATCTCCTCTGGGTGAAAAGTTTTGGAGGGGATGACGCCTATTCGGGAATCAGTTCAATTGAAGGTTTCAGTATCGCGGTGGATTCTTGGGGAAACATCCTGATGTCCGGATCCTTCGCAGGGACTTTTATAGTCAATTCGGATACGCTGCATTCGGTAAATAATTGGCAGGATGCTTTTCTTGCGAAGTGTGATTCGTCTGGAAATTTTATATGGGTAAAACACCTTGCTGCCAGAGCTGCAGAGGGTTTCGGGAAAATATTTCTAGATCACAACGACAACATCTCTGTAAACGGAGGCTATATAGATTATGATGCTTTGGATACTCTTGTTTACATGTATCATGAAATTCCAACGGATACATTCATTATCCCTTTTACAAGGTATGTTGATGGCTATATTTTCCGGTTTGATCCGGATGGTCATGTTTTAGGAATGAACTACTGGAATGGTCCGGAAGACGAGCAACCTTTTTCCGCAGTTATGGACGATTACGGAAGCATTTACTTTCGTCAAACTATTGACAGCATGGCCATTGACGGGAATGATACGATACGTTCTTATGGGAAAAGAGATATTGTCATTCGTAAAATTAATTCAGCGGGACAAAAAGTTTGGACAAAGCATTTTGGAAATGTTAATGATGACGCCATGACCATGATAAAAGTTATGGGTGATCGTATTTTCATTTATGGCACCATTGACTCGGTTACGACACTTGGCTCACAAACGATAACTTCCAGTGGCTATCTCGATGTTTATTGCGCCTGGATGGATACATCTGGTGAAATTACATCGATACGTACTTTTGGTGGGGACACATCTTCCATCAGCCCATATATTGTTCCGGATGTGAACGAAGCCGGGGATATCTTTTTTCCTGCCATGCCTTACGGAACAATCGCATTTGACACTGTAATTGTGACTTCCTCATTTGATAATTTCACGAACGTTTTGTTGATCATGGATTCAGCATTTCATATCAAGCGTGTAATCCGAAGCTCTGACTTGGGACATGACCTTTATTTTGGAGTGATAACTTGTACAAATTCGGGAGCGATTGTGTATGGTGCTTTTGCGGATTCGGCAACGTTCTCGGGGAACGTTTTGATTGAAGACACAAGCTGTACCCTCAACCACAACTTCATTGCTTCGCTGAATTTCACCAATTCTATTGATGAGTTGAAGTCCATTCAATCAGCTTTGGTATATCCGAATCCTTCTTCTGGGAATTTTGACATTTCATTCAATGTCGTCGCGGCAGGGAATTATTCACTTGTTATTAATACGGTTTTGGGTGATCAGGTACATATCGAAAAATTTTCCTCCAGAACAGGGGAG
- a CDS encoding aldehyde dehydrogenase produces MDTTRIEIEQLLQKQRMYFNAGKTKDIQFRLESLKKLYAAILKFEKRITDSLWEDLHKSKEESYLTEISIVLQEIRYHIRHLKGWAKNDRVRTPLKLFPSKSEIVKEPLGVSLIIAPWNYPFYILMNPLVGSISAGCCTILKPSPSTPNVASVMEEFIRETFEDNFIGVVQGGREVNKILLEQKFDLIFFTGSSAVGKVVMKAAAEHLTPVILELGGKSPCIVEKDANLDIAAKRIVWGKSINAGQTCIAPDYLFVHENVKEELLEKMKQALEEMFGQDAQQSNFYARIVNEEAFSRLTDLLNEGKVRYGGIVNGSQKYISPTIIDEVRPEFKMMKEEIFGPLLPVMTFSNVEEAISYINAREKPLAFYYFGSKKNVKLVLSKIASGGACVNDVLLHIANHHLPFGGVGNSGFGKYHGKDSFLAFSNRRSVITSSTRVDFPFKYVPFKYFKFLKKVV; encoded by the coding sequence ATTGACACAACCCGCATAGAGATTGAACAGCTGTTGCAAAAGCAACGTATGTATTTTAATGCCGGGAAAACAAAAGATATTCAATTCAGACTTGAGTCGTTGAAAAAACTCTATGCAGCAATTCTGAAATTTGAAAAAAGAATAACCGATTCACTCTGGGAAGATTTACACAAGTCAAAGGAGGAAAGTTATTTAACCGAGATTAGTATTGTATTACAGGAAATAAGATACCATATCCGGCATCTAAAAGGCTGGGCAAAGAATGATAGAGTAAGAACCCCATTGAAACTCTTTCCTTCAAAAAGTGAAATTGTGAAAGAACCGCTTGGAGTATCGTTAATCATCGCTCCCTGGAACTATCCATTTTATATACTGATGAATCCATTGGTGGGTTCCATTTCAGCAGGTTGTTGCACTATTCTCAAGCCTTCGCCAAGTACTCCCAATGTAGCGAGTGTAATGGAAGAATTCATTCGTGAGACTTTTGAAGATAATTTTATTGGTGTTGTTCAGGGTGGAAGGGAAGTAAATAAAATTCTACTCGAACAGAAATTTGATTTAATCTTCTTCACCGGGAGTTCAGCGGTTGGTAAAGTTGTCATGAAAGCGGCCGCGGAACATCTGACTCCTGTGATTTTGGAATTGGGTGGTAAAAGTCCCTGTATTGTCGAAAAAGATGCCAATCTCGACATTGCCGCAAAGCGAATTGTCTGGGGTAAATCAATTAATGCAGGACAAACGTGCATCGCTCCTGATTATCTTTTTGTACATGAAAATGTAAAAGAGGAATTGTTGGAGAAAATGAAACAGGCCCTTGAGGAAATGTTCGGCCAAGATGCACAACAAAGTAATTTCTATGCCAGAATTGTAAATGAAGAGGCGTTTTCGAGATTAACTGATTTATTGAACGAAGGAAAAGTGCGATACGGAGGGATAGTAAACGGAAGTCAAAAATATATTTCACCAACAATTATTGATGAAGTCAGGCCGGAGTTTAAGATGATGAAAGAGGAAATTTTTGGACCCTTATTACCGGTGATGACATTTTCAAATGTAGAAGAAGCGATTTCTTATATAAATGCGAGAGAAAAACCACTTGCATTCTATTACTTCGGATCGAAAAAAAATGTTAAACTTGTTTTGTCTAAAATTGCTTCCGGAGGAGCTTGTGTCAACGATGTATTGTTGCATATTGCCAACCACCATTTACCCTTTGGTGGTGTTGGTAACAGCGGATTTGGAAAATACCATGGTAAAGATAGTTTCCTTGCCTTCAGTAACAGAAGGTCTGTGATTACATCTTCTACCCGTGTAGATTTCCCATTTAAATATGTACCGTTCAAATATTTTAAATTCCTTAAAAAAGTCGTATAA
- a CDS encoding GMC family oxidoreductase, producing the protein MNNQFDYDYVIIGSGFGGSVSALRLSEKGYKVLVIEKGKWFNEPEDFPKTNWNLRKWMWFPKFGMQGIFKLTFYRHVAVLSGTGVGGGSLVYANTLPFPKASFFNSGTWKGLCDWENELKPFYDLAKKMLGTEKNPYMSRSDRVMETLATEMGNKDSFQKTDVAVYFGKPGEKVSDPYFEGNGPDRTGCILCGGCMLGCRHNAKNTLDKNYLYLAQKSGCEIKAETVVYDVIPLSIDGSDGYRIEFKDSLSYFSRKGSVKTKSVIFAGGVLGTMDLLLKLKETSLPNLSDALGKGVRTNSESLIGVTTFDHATSFSDGVAIGSIVNIDENRSVEPVIYPEGSGFWRLFMAPMVQGNSFFIRLFKMIKDLLIHPIDNFKAYFVDDWSKRTHILLYMESIDSTLRMKRSRLGFVKTSLEAGKAPTAFNPIAQSIAKRTETIINGKSMVMSTETLLGIPTTAHILGGACMGENDKSGVINKNNFVFNYRNMMICDGSMISANVGVNPSLTITAITERAMSHIPHKKQADQND; encoded by the coding sequence ATGAATAATCAATTTGATTATGATTATGTGATTATCGGAAGCGGTTTTGGCGGTTCAGTTTCTGCCTTGCGCTTATCTGAAAAAGGTTATAAAGTTTTGGTCATTGAAAAAGGAAAGTGGTTTAATGAACCTGAAGATTTTCCAAAAACAAATTGGAACCTTAGAAAATGGATGTGGTTTCCGAAATTTGGAATGCAGGGTATTTTCAAATTGACATTTTACCGACATGTTGCAGTTTTAAGTGGTACAGGTGTTGGCGGCGGCTCACTGGTTTATGCCAATACGTTGCCTTTTCCTAAGGCTTCATTTTTTAATTCCGGCACATGGAAGGGTTTGTGTGATTGGGAAAATGAATTGAAACCTTTCTATGATCTTGCAAAAAAAATGCTGGGTACTGAGAAAAACCCTTACATGAGCAGGAGCGATAGGGTGATGGAAACTCTCGCAACAGAAATGGGCAACAAGGATTCATTTCAAAAGACTGATGTTGCAGTTTATTTTGGAAAACCCGGAGAAAAAGTTTCAGATCCTTATTTCGAAGGAAATGGCCCTGACCGGACCGGTTGTATCCTTTGCGGAGGTTGTATGCTGGGTTGTCGTCACAATGCAAAAAATACATTAGATAAAAACTATTTATACCTCGCCCAAAAATCAGGATGTGAAATAAAAGCGGAAACAGTGGTGTATGATGTAATTCCTCTTAGTATAGACGGATCTGATGGATATAGAATTGAATTTAAAGACTCCTTATCTTATTTTTCACGCAAAGGTTCTGTGAAAACAAAATCTGTAATTTTCGCAGGCGGAGTCCTGGGTACAATGGATTTGTTGCTTAAACTTAAAGAAACTTCTCTGCCAAATTTATCGGATGCACTTGGGAAAGGAGTGCGTACCAATTCTGAAAGTCTCATTGGAGTCACAACATTTGATCACGCCACTTCATTTTCTGATGGTGTTGCAATCGGTTCAATTGTAAATATTGACGAAAATCGTTCCGTCGAACCTGTCATCTACCCGGAGGGTTCGGGATTCTGGCGTTTATTTATGGCACCTATGGTGCAGGGCAATTCCTTCTTCATTCGTTTGTTTAAAATGATTAAAGATTTATTGATCCATCCAATTGATAATTTTAAAGCCTACTTTGTAGATGATTGGAGCAAACGAACCCATATTTTACTTTATATGGAAAGCATTGATTCAACACTACGAATGAAGCGATCCAGATTAGGTTTTGTAAAAACAAGTCTTGAGGCAGGCAAGGCGCCAACTGCTTTTAATCCGATTGCTCAGTCCATTGCAAAAAGAACGGAAACCATTATTAATGGAAAGTCAATGGTGATGAGTACGGAAACTTTGCTGGGTATACCTACTACCGCTCATATTTTGGGTGGCGCCTGTATGGGAGAAAATGACAAGTCAGGAGTCATAAACAAAAACAATTTCGTTTTTAATTACAGGAATATGATGATCTGTGATGGTAGTATGATTTCAGCTAATGTTGGTGTGAATCCAAGTTTGACTATAACTGCTATTACGGAAAGAGCAATGAGCCACATTCCACATAAAAAACAAGCTGATCAAAATGATTGA
- a CDS encoding acyl-CoA dehydrogenase family protein produces the protein METTTQQAIKGGEFIIRETKAADIFIPEQANEEQQMIAQTCRDFLQQEVYPNLDKIDAQQEGLMQSILDKAGELGLLGISIPEDLGGFGKDFTTGMIATEYLGAGHSFSVAYAAHTGIGTLPILYYGNDAQKKKYVPKLATGEWKAAYCLTEPGSGSDANSGKTKAVLSPDGKNWIINGQKMWITNGGFADVYIVFAKIDNDENLSAFIVERNFPGITLNPEEHKMGIKGSSTRQIFFNDCIVPVENQLSERGNGFKIAVNILNLGRIKLAGAAIGGSKRVATLSVQYANERQQFGRPIAKYGAIRYKLAEQAIRIFAAEAAIYRCSQNMEDAINALREQGMEEGKAKLKGVEQYAVEAAILKVYGSEALDYVTDEGVQIYGGMGYSSDAPMDRAYRDSRINRIFEGTNEINRMLAVDMMLKKAMKGDLDLMGPATAVANELMQIPDMGNGSDELFAAEKKTIANFKKAVLMVAGSAVQKLMMELAKEQEVLMNIADMLIDLYVAESLQLRVEKLSALKGEAACAEQVDMMRVFLYDAAERINKAGKDAINSYTTGDEQRMLLMGLKRFTKVAPVNVKESRRRIAAKLLTENKYCY, from the coding sequence ATGGAAACAACGACCCAACAAGCGATTAAAGGAGGAGAATTTATTATCAGAGAAACAAAGGCCGCTGATATTTTTATTCCTGAACAAGCCAATGAGGAACAGCAAATGATTGCTCAAACCTGTCGTGATTTTTTACAGCAGGAAGTGTATCCTAATCTGGATAAAATTGATGCGCAGCAGGAGGGATTGATGCAAAGTATTCTCGATAAAGCAGGAGAGCTTGGTTTGTTGGGAATCTCTATTCCTGAAGACCTTGGAGGTTTTGGAAAAGATTTCACAACAGGAATGATCGCGACGGAATATCTCGGTGCAGGACATTCCTTCTCGGTTGCGTATGCTGCACATACCGGAATCGGAACACTGCCTATTTTGTACTATGGCAACGATGCGCAAAAGAAAAAATACGTTCCCAAACTGGCCACCGGGGAATGGAAGGCGGCTTACTGTCTGACAGAACCGGGTTCCGGTTCGGATGCAAATTCCGGAAAGACTAAAGCAGTTCTTTCTCCGGATGGGAAAAACTGGATTATCAATGGACAAAAGATGTGGATCACCAATGGTGGTTTCGCTGATGTCTATATTGTTTTTGCAAAAATTGATAACGATGAAAATCTGAGCGCTTTTATTGTTGAACGGAATTTCCCGGGGATTACACTCAATCCGGAAGAACATAAGATGGGAATTAAAGGCAGCTCCACACGCCAGATATTTTTCAACGATTGTATTGTGCCGGTTGAAAATCAACTGAGCGAACGTGGAAATGGTTTTAAGATAGCGGTAAACATCCTGAATCTCGGAAGAATTAAACTCGCCGGTGCTGCAATCGGTGGTTCTAAACGTGTGGCTACACTTTCTGTTCAATACGCGAATGAGCGTCAGCAATTCGGTCGTCCTATAGCCAAATATGGTGCTATACGATACAAACTAGCTGAGCAGGCAATCCGGATTTTTGCCGCGGAAGCTGCCATCTATCGTTGTAGTCAGAATATGGAAGATGCCATCAACGCGCTGCGTGAACAGGGAATGGAAGAGGGGAAAGCCAAATTAAAAGGAGTTGAACAATATGCAGTCGAAGCGGCTATTCTGAAAGTTTATGGAAGCGAAGCGCTCGATTATGTGACTGATGAAGGTGTTCAGATTTATGGTGGAATGGGATACAGTTCTGACGCGCCGATGGATCGCGCTTACCGCGATTCGCGTATCAACAGAATCTTCGAAGGAACCAATGAAATCAACAGGATGCTCGCAGTTGACATGATGCTGAAAAAAGCCATGAAAGGTGATCTGGATCTCATGGGACCGGCAACAGCGGTCGCGAACGAACTGATGCAAATTCCTGACATGGGAAATGGTAGCGATGAACTGTTTGCAGCCGAAAAGAAAACCATCGCGAATTTCAAGAAAGCTGTCCTGATGGTAGCGGGTTCCGCAGTACAAAAGTTGATGATGGAACTTGCTAAAGAACAAGAAGTTCTGATGAATATAGCGGATATGCTTATTGATCTCTATGTTGCCGAGTCCTTGCAACTCCGCGTAGAAAAACTTTCTGCACTCAAAGGTGAAGCCGCCTGCGCCGAACAGGTAGACATGATGCGCGTCTTCCTTTATGACGCAGCAGAACGTATCAACAAAGCAGGTAAAGACGCTATCAACTCCTATACAACCGGTGACGAACAACGTATGCTCCTTATGGGTTTAAAACGTTTTACGAAGGTGGCGCCTGTTAACGTAAAAGAGTCCCGTCGCCGTATTGCTGCGAAGTTGTTGACTGAAAATAAATATTGTTATTGA
- a CDS encoding acetyl-CoA C-acyltransferase — MNSYIIAGFRSAVGKAPKGKFRSMRPDDLAVSVIRHLVASVPQLDKELIDDVIVGNATPEAEQGLNIGRMISLMGLETVKVPGMTVNRYCASGLETIAIASAKIHAGMADCIIAGGVECMSPIPFGGWKIVPNLKYVQSNPDYYWGMGLTAEAVARDYKISREDQDKFGYESNIKASNAIRDGKFKNEIVPVTVSEVYLDEKEKKRTREIVVDTDEGPRADTTLEKMATLKPVFDARGSVTAGNSSQTSDGAAFVIVVSERMLKKLNVKPIARFVDYAVAGVEPRVMGIGPVEAIPKVLAHAGLKKEDMDLIELNEAFASQSLAVIRTLDLDPSKINVNGGAIALGHPLGCSGAKLSVQLFNELGRRKGKYGMVTMCVGTGQGAAGIYELL; from the coding sequence ATGAATTCATACATCATCGCCGGTTTTCGTTCAGCTGTTGGAAAAGCTCCCAAAGGTAAATTTCGCTCCATGCGTCCGGATGATCTTGCTGTATCCGTTATTCGTCACCTTGTGGCTTCAGTTCCTCAGCTGGATAAAGAACTCATCGATGATGTTATTGTAGGGAATGCAACACCTGAAGCGGAGCAGGGCCTGAATATTGGCCGTATGATCAGTCTGATGGGTTTAGAAACTGTGAAAGTTCCGGGCATGACTGTCAACAGGTATTGTGCATCCGGACTGGAAACCATCGCGATCGCTTCGGCAAAAATTCATGCAGGCATGGCGGATTGTATCATTGCCGGTGGAGTGGAATGCATGTCCCCGATACCTTTCGGTGGCTGGAAGATTGTCCCTAATCTCAAATATGTTCAGTCTAATCCTGATTATTATTGGGGAATGGGCCTGACAGCTGAAGCTGTAGCCCGTGATTATAAAATCAGCAGAGAGGACCAGGATAAATTCGGTTACGAATCAAATATCAAAGCGTCCAACGCGATTCGCGATGGGAAATTCAAGAATGAAATTGTTCCAGTGACAGTGTCTGAAGTTTACCTGGATGAAAAAGAAAAAAAGAGAACCAGGGAAATTGTCGTAGATACTGATGAAGGTCCACGTGCGGATACAACCCTTGAAAAAATGGCCACCTTAAAGCCGGTCTTCGATGCAAGAGGAAGTGTTACCGCGGGAAATTCTTCCCAAACCAGTGATGGTGCCGCTTTCGTGATTGTCGTCAGCGAACGAATGCTCAAAAAACTCAATGTAAAACCAATTGCCCGCTTTGTGGATTATGCAGTCGCCGGTGTCGAACCGCGTGTCATGGGAATTGGTCCTGTAGAAGCAATTCCCAAAGTTCTTGCTCATGCAGGTTTGAAAAAGGAAGATATGGATCTCATCGAACTGAATGAAGCGTTTGCTTCTCAGTCACTCGCTGTTATCAGAACCCTTGACCTGGATCCCTCTAAGATCAATGTCAATGGAGGAGCCATCGCACTCGGCCATCCTCTCGGTTGTAGTGGCGCAAAATTGTCGGTACAACTGTTCAACGAACTTGGCAGAAGAAAAGGTAAATATGGAATGGTGACGATGTGTGTAGGCACAGGACAGGGAGCCGCCGGTATTTACGAACTTTTATAA
- a CDS encoding toxin-antitoxin system YwqK family antitoxin: MNTTKLFQSLRKRILSIVLLAGLIVPMISMGQAREEKPKYAPGKEKHRNRTDEIGRKQGKWMFYNTFGEKISEIDFVNDQKEGVERKFYGYDKVKEETEFLGGVKDGTYTRYYFSGQTAQEGQYKDGKKDSKWTRYFEDGSIRQEGSYKAGKKDGVWKTYSRKGVVVGQATYKDGVDVADIEAAAKKKEDEKKASDKKAAADPKKGPVPVDPKKQGGSPTPNPAVKDTLKKK; encoded by the coding sequence ATGAATACGACCAAACTATTCCAAAGCCTCCGAAAGCGGATACTAAGTATCGTCCTCCTTGCAGGATTGATAGTACCGATGATTTCGATGGGGCAAGCCAGAGAAGAAAAACCGAAGTACGCTCCGGGAAAAGAAAAACACCGTAACCGCACCGATGAAATCGGACGCAAGCAGGGAAAATGGATGTTCTATAACACCTTCGGAGAAAAGATTTCTGAAATTGATTTTGTCAATGATCAGAAAGAAGGAGTGGAACGTAAATTTTATGGTTACGATAAAGTAAAAGAAGAAACAGAATTTCTCGGTGGCGTTAAAGATGGAACCTATACTCGCTATTACTTCTCAGGTCAGACAGCCCAGGAAGGTCAGTACAAAGACGGAAAAAAAGATAGCAAATGGACCCGTTATTTTGAAGATGGTTCTATTCGTCAGGAAGGATCTTACAAGGCAGGAAAAAAAGATGGTGTTTGGAAAACATATAGTCGTAAAGGCGTAGTGGTAGGTCAGGCTACATACAAAGACGGTGTTGATGTCGCTGATATCGAAGCCGCGGCAAAAAAGAAGGAAGATGAAAAGAAAGCCTCCGATAAAAAAGCAGCTGCTGATCCAAAGAAAGGCCCCGTTCCGGTTGACCCCAAAAAACAGGGAGGAAGCCCAACACCAAATCCCGCAGTGAAAGACACCCTCAAGAAAAAATGA
- a CDS encoding 3-hydroxyacyl-CoA dehydrogenase/enoyl-CoA hydratase family protein, which produces MKRSIQKVAVLGSGIMGSRIACHFANIGVNVLLLDIVPKELSDEEKKKGLTLDSPEVRNRIVNSALQTTLKANPSSIYKKSFASRIRTGNFTDNMKDIASCDWILEAVVENLDIKKSVFTEVEKFRKPGTLITSNTSGIPIHLMDEGRSEDFQKHFCGTHFFNPPRYLRLLEIIPTPKTDPAVVEFLMNYGDLFLGKSTVLCKDTPAFIANRIGVFSIMSLFHLIEKMGLSIDDVDKLTGPVLGRPKSATFRTCDVVGLDTLVKVAQDVYARCPQDESKDTFKLPAFVQKLIDNKWFGDKTGQGFYKKVKGEKGKSEILTLDLTSFEYKPKSKSKFPTLDQTKSIDNFKDRVKILFSGKDAAGEFYRASFAELFRYITYRIPEISDDIQRIDEAVCAGFGWETGPFAIWDILGVQNVVTVMEKMGMPPAAWVYEMLKKGVSSFYEYKDGAQQFYDLGQGARRSKSGASPIILLDACREKTVWKNSGCSLIDIGDGVLNLEFHTKMNTIGGEVIEGMNKAIAIAEKDYAGLVIGSEGQNFSAGANLAMIFMFATDQEYEEIDMAIRAFQNMNMRVRYSSVPVVVAPHALTLGGGCEMSLHADRVVASAETYIGLVEFGVGLIPGGGGSKEMALRANDAYGEGNIDEQVLREYYLTIAMAKVSTSGHEAFDLKILSPGRDEVVVNPQRVITEAKRAVLEMAAEGYTQPIPRKDIKVLGRSGMGMFYAGAHAMMSGNFISAHDQLISQKLATVMCGGDLSAPTLVSEQYLLDLEREAFLSLCGERKTLERIQSILTSGKPLRN; this is translated from the coding sequence ATGAAAAGATCAATTCAGAAAGTTGCTGTACTGGGAAGTGGTATCATGGGCAGCCGCATTGCCTGTCATTTCGCGAATATCGGTGTGAATGTATTGTTGCTGGATATTGTTCCGAAAGAACTCAGTGATGAAGAAAAGAAAAAGGGTCTCACACTGGACTCTCCGGAAGTACGAAATCGTATTGTAAATTCCGCATTGCAAACGACGCTTAAAGCCAATCCGTCTTCGATTTATAAGAAATCATTTGCATCAAGAATTCGTACCGGAAATTTTACCGACAACATGAAAGACATCGCTTCATGCGATTGGATTCTTGAAGCGGTAGTGGAGAACCTTGATATTAAAAAAAGTGTTTTTACGGAGGTGGAAAAATTCCGCAAACCGGGAACGCTCATTACCTCCAATACTTCGGGAATTCCCATTCACCTGATGGATGAAGGAAGAAGCGAGGATTTTCAAAAGCATTTTTGTGGCACACATTTTTTCAATCCTCCCAGGTATCTCCGTTTACTGGAAATAATTCCTACTCCGAAAACGGATCCTGCCGTTGTGGAATTTCTGATGAACTACGGAGATTTATTCCTTGGTAAATCAACAGTGTTGTGTAAAGACACGCCGGCTTTTATTGCCAACAGAATTGGTGTGTTTTCAATCATGTCGCTTTTTCATCTCATTGAAAAAATGGGACTGAGTATCGACGATGTGGATAAACTGACAGGTCCTGTTTTGGGTCGTCCAAAATCCGCGACATTCAGAACCTGTGATGTAGTGGGGCTGGATACTCTGGTAAAAGTCGCGCAGGATGTGTACGCGCGCTGCCCACAGGATGAAAGCAAGGATACTTTTAAGCTGCCTGCATTTGTTCAGAAACTGATCGATAATAAATGGTTTGGGGACAAAACCGGACAGGGTTTTTACAAAAAAGTGAAAGGAGAGAAGGGGAAAAGTGAGATTCTTACACTTGATCTTACATCTTTTGAATACAAACCAAAGTCGAAGTCTAAATTCCCGACGCTGGATCAAACAAAAAGCATAGATAATTTCAAAGACAGGGTGAAGATCCTCTTTTCAGGAAAAGATGCAGCCGGTGAATTTTATCGCGCTTCCTTTGCTGAGTTGTTTCGTTATATAACGTACCGCATACCCGAAATTTCTGACGATATTCAACGAATCGATGAAGCCGTGTGCGCAGGTTTCGGCTGGGAAACCGGACCTTTCGCGATCTGGGACATTCTGGGAGTTCAGAATGTTGTCACTGTGATGGAAAAAATGGGAATGCCGCCGGCTGCCTGGGTTTATGAGATGCTTAAAAAAGGAGTTTCTTCCTTTTACGAATACAAAGACGGGGCTCAACAATTCTATGATCTCGGACAGGGTGCCCGCAGGTCAAAGAGTGGCGCCTCGCCAATTATTTTACTGGATGCCTGCAGGGAAAAAACCGTTTGGAAAAACAGCGGATGTTCCCTTATCGATATTGGCGATGGTGTGCTCAATCTGGAGTTTCATACCAAAATGAATACTATCGGCGGGGAAGTGATTGAAGGAATGAACAAAGCAATTGCCATAGCGGAAAAAGATTATGCCGGATTGGTTATCGGAAGTGAAGGACAAAATTTTTCAGCGGGAGCAAATCTTGCGATGATTTTTATGTTCGCCACCGATCAGGAATATGAAGAAATCGACATGGCGATTCGTGCGTTTCAGAATATGAACATGCGGGTTCGCTATTCTTCTGTGCCTGTCGTAGTCGCTCCACATGCTCTTACCTTGGGTGGTGGATGTGAAATGTCACTTCATGCAGATCGTGTAGTAGCTTCGGCGGAAACCTATATCGGTCTCGTTGAATTTGGAGTCGGATTAATACCGGGCGGAGGAGGCAGTAAGGAAATGGCTCTTCGGGCAAATGATGCTTATGGCGAAGGCAATATTGATGAACAGGTTCTCCGTGAATATTATCTTACAATCGCCATGGCCAAAGTGTCCACTTCGGGACATGAAGCCTTTGATTTGAAAATATTAAGTCCGGGCCGGGATGAAGTGGTGGTTAACCCGCAAAGGGTGATTACAGAAGCAAAAAGAGCCGTTCTCGAGATGGCCGCCGAAGGATATACCCAACCCATCCCCAGAAAAGACATCAAAGTGCTGGGACGGAGCGGAATGGGCATGTTTTATGCAGGGGCTCACGCGATGATGTCAGGAAACTTTATTTCAGCTCATGACCAGTTAATTTCTCAAAAACTGGCAACTGTAATGTGTGGGGGTGATTTGTCGGCCCCAACCCTCGTTTCTGAGCAATATTTGCTGGATCTGGAAAGAGAAGCTTTTCTTTCGCTTTGCGGAGAAAGAAAGACCCTCGAAAGGATTCAAAGTATTCTTACAAGCGGTAAACCATTGAGAAATTAG